ATCCGGATTGGTTGCGATCACACCCGGTGCGGGTTACGTAGGAACTCCTGAAGCGTTTGTTATCGGTCTTGTGGGCGGAGTCCTGTGTTTCTGGTCCGTGAGGATCATCCGCGCCAGGTTCTCGTTGGATGATGCCCTCGATGTCTTCGGAGTCCACGGGGTGGGCGGAATATGGGGCGGAATCGCCGTGGGGCTGTTTGCCGAGAGCAAGTACACCGGAGGGACGGTAGGATTGCTTTTCGGCAGTACCGATCTGTTCGTTGGACAGCTCTGTGCGATTGCTATCACCATAGTCTTCTGTTTTGCAGTTTCGTACATGCTGGCACTGCTGTTATCGAAGGTTATGCCGTTACGCATTCCCGCCGAGGAGGAGAGCATCGGACAGGATGTCGTCGAGCATGGGGAGCCCGCATATTTCAGCTGAGGTGAGATGATGAAGATGGTGATAGCGATATTCCGTCCGGAGAAGTGCGAAGAGGTGAAGGAAGCCCTGAAGGAGGTGGGAATCATCGGGATGACCTTCACCCGCGTTACCGGCAGAGGCCAGCAGGCCGGAGTGAGGTTCACTAGCAGGGTCGGAGATTTCGTGGTGGACGAGATTGAGAAGATGAAGGTAGAGATCGTTCTGGAAGACGACAGCGACGTGAATCTTGCGGTGGATACCGTTCGCAGAGCCGCATGGACCGGGCATCCCGGGGACGGCAGGGTGTTCGTGATCCCGGTGGAGAACTCGTACAAGATAAGCGACTACCTGGATGACCAGTCGAATCACTGATAAAGTTCGGGGCGGCGGCGGTCCAGGAAGTACAGGCTGTGCATATCCCTGTTGCCGGATGTGCGCAGCTCATCCTGCCGTTTGCCGTCCAGATCACACATGAGGAGGCATTCGCCGCTGTAATCCTCTGCCAGGAGGTCTCCGTTGATATCCATCACGCAGGAGCCTCCTCCGAAGACCGTACCGAGTCCGTTGTCTCCTGCCTGATTGCAGGCCGCCACGAAAACAGTGTTGTCATACGCCCTTGCGGGCAGGATCTTGTTCCAGGTCATTCTCCTGCGCCCGGCTTCCAGACCGGATGCATGGGGCATCAGGATGATGTCCGCACCCTTGAGAGCCAATGTACCGGATATCTCTGGAAAGTGGGATTCGAGGCATAGCTGAATCCCGAGGGTGGCTTTCGATGTCCTGAATACGGGCAGGCCGTCACCGGGTTTCGCGAACTCCTTTTCCTTTAGACCCAGATGTGTCTTTTTGTAAGTCCCGAGGAGTTTTCCTTTCTCCGTCACGGCCTGAGCGATACCCTTCTCGGAATCCGCATATCCGAACACGGTACAGAGGCCGAGATCCTTGGAGGCATCCACTATCCTCCCGATTGCAGGCGAATCCTCTCCGAGACAGTAATCGAAACTGTGGGGCATGGAATAACCGGTAAGACACATCTCCGGGAAACAGACGAGATCAGCTTCGGATTCCGCCGCCTTCTCCATGAAAGAAATCATAGTGCCAGCATTGCGTTCTACTTCCCCTACACGGGAGTTTATGCAGGCCATGGCGAGGCGGATTCTATCCATGGGGAAGTATTCAAGCGATGGTATATAGCACCCATGCCACTCTTAAGCGACTTAGTTTTCTGATTGGATTATGTTAAGATCTCCCTTAACACCCCATATCCCAAAAACAACATACACAGGAAAACTATCCATTTTAAGTCGCTTCCATCCCATATTAAGATTATGCCCGCGAGGATTACAATGGTTAGAAGAACAACAATGCTGATTGCTGATTCTTTGATGTTTCCCATAGTATCGGTATCTACGAATCAGTTTATTCTTTATCCCCTTTTTTGATTCTTCGGATGCAGAAAAACGCCGAAACTGTTAGAAATTCGAGCATTGCGCGCTCAATTTTAATGTAATAAGAGTGGTAGCGAGGGGACGATTTGAACGTCTGATCTCCGGGTTATGAGCCCGACGGGATATCCTGGCTACCCTACCTCGCTATAATTGCCCTACGCAGGATATAATATTTAATTCCTACGTAGGGAAGGGGTTTATCTTAGAAGAATTTCTTCAGGAACATAAGGTCCTGAATCTTTCCTTTGATGGTGATTTTCTTGGTGAGGTACGCCCTCATGGGCCTGAGTTCCTTGTCCAGGAGCTTCTGGAGGTTCTCAGGGGTGCTGGTGATGACGACGTCCGCCTCGTTGAGGGCGGTGCAGCTGAAATCGAAGATCTCAGCGTTCTCCAGCTTGAAGGAGTATTTCTCGGTGTCGAGGTCTATGTTGACGGTCTTGGTGAGGTGTTTTACTTCATCCCTCATCTTTTCGTCTTCGGCCATTTTCTTGTTGAACTTGTCAATGAGGCCTCTGAGCTGCTCTTCCATGGTCATGTTATCACCAGTCGCTGATCCTGGTCATGTGTCTTGCGGATATCATCTTTTTGACAGGTTCCCAGGATGTGCGGGTATGTGGTGGGGCACAACCGTTATCCTTAATCCATTTTTCTATGAATGCGACCGTAACGGCATCGCTCGGATAGCCGGATCCGACCGGGCAGCCGAATTCCTTCTGGATGTCTTCGATCATCCTGTCGCGGGTGACCTTGGCCATGATAGATGCGGCAGATACCACCGGATACAGGTCATCAGCCTTGTGGGCGGCAATAACGTCGCCACCCTCCAGTTTCGCCTTCATGATGTTGGCGAAACGGTTGGTATCCACATCAGGACAGTCGGCGTAGATGGTCTCCGAGGGGTATTTCGATACGGCCTCCACGAACACGTCCAATTCGATCATATTCAGACTCTGGGTCTTCATGCGGAGATCAATCTGTTCGGCCGATATGGGCACAGTGCACCAATGCGGAACCGAGGCCGCGATCTCGTCGTACATGCGGTCGCGTGCCGAGGGGGTGAGTTTCTTGGAGTCCTTCACGCCTATCCCCTTCAGGACGGATTCGTCGTCACACCATACTGCTCCGACCACGAGCGGGCCCAGCATGGGGCCTCTTCCCGCTTCGTCCACGCCGCATTGCATCATGCATGATGCATCGCTTCGTAGCTCAAATACTTGCAGGGTCTGACTATTACCCGAAATGTGGTTGACGTAGATATTTTAAGTAATGCTAAGTTTACACGTCCTCATGGCATTGAAGTGTGACGTACAGTACGGAAAGGGTTCTTCCGGATTCAAACTCACCAAGGTCGGTGTGTCCAAGGTCCGCAAACCTGTCCTCATCGGCAGGCCCGGGTTCACCAGTCCCCTGAACAGCGTTGTTAACTGCACCATCGACATTTTCGTCGATCTCCCTGCGACCCAGAGGGGTTCCCATCTCTCCAGGAACGTAGAGGTGCTCCGTGAGATCGCGGACGAGAGCGTCAAGCAGCCCGTCACTGGTCTCGAAGACATGGCTGTCAGCATGGTGAAGAAGCTCCTCGTCAAGCACGAGTATGCAGTCAACGCGTATGTCGACATCACCGGAGAATACTTCAAGGCCAACAAGACCCCTTCCGGCAGAGACACCCTCGAGTACTACACCCTTCACGCAAAGGCTCACGGAGTCCGCGACGGCGAGATCCGCAAGACCATCGGTGTAGATGCCTGCGGAATGACCGCCTGTCCCTGCGCCCAGGAGACTGTCGGCGAGCTGCTCAACGTCACTGACCCAGGATTCCCCATGATGTCCCACAACCAGAGGAACATCTGCTCCATCTACATGACCACCGGGCTCGGAAGTGTCATCGAGGCCGATGACCTCATCGAACTCGCGGAGAAGGCCGTGTCCACCCCCACCTTCGAGCTCCTTAAGAGGGAGGACGAGGGAAGGGTCGTCATCAATGCCCACACCAAGACCTGTTTCGTGGAGGATGTCGTCAGGAACGGACTCACCCTCGTCACCGAGAAGTACTCCAATCTGCCCGATGACACCGAGGTAGTCGTCAAGAGCGATTCGGAAGAATCCATCCACAAACACAATGCCTATGCCGAGAGGACCGCAACCCTCGGTGAGCTCAGGGAAGAGCTCGCACAGAAAATCAAGATGCAGTGAAGGCGGGAGAGGGGTTAATCCCCCTCACTCGTCCTTCCACTTGCTCAGTTTCTTTTCAAGAATTCCGATGTCCTCGAGGGTGACTCCTTCGGGACATGCGAGGCCGTCGAGGTAACCGGTCCAGTAGACCACTACCCCGGGACCGAAAAGCTCGGTATACGGGATGAGCTGTTTATTGGAGTTTATCTTGAACTCGGCGGCGTCTCCGAACGAGGCCTTGCTCTCGATCCAGTAGATCTTCTTGCCGCAGAAGTCCATCGGCTCGGCCAGGAGGCAGTCGGGGGTCTTGGAGCCCTGGCTTCCGTCCTCCCTGCGCTCGTCCTCCTCGGTCATGTAATCGATGCCCTGGGCATCGAGCCATTTCCAGAGGAGTCCCTCTCCCCATTTGCCGCGCTCCTTGCTCTTCTCGTTGCCTTCCAGCGAGTACACGAGGTCCTTCGCGGAAGCCTTGCGGAGCTCGTCGGCGGTGACCTCGCTGTCAAGCAGCGAGGGGTCGCGCACATATTCCCAGAAGATCTTCTTGCTGGTGCCGTCCTCCTGGAAGATGAGCATGGCGGTGAGGATCGGAGGGAAGCCGTAATCGTCCGCGATCTGGCAGATCGACCTTCCCTTCTTCCACATCCTCAGCATCTTGGGAGCGTTCTTCTTGACGATGTGGTACTTCTTCTTGACGTTCCTGTTGACCTTCTGGTTGTAAAGGGTCTCCAGGAGACGCTGGTCGTAACCCTCCTCGCGGAACGCGTCGATGTCTTCGGGTCTGTTGAGGCCGTAGTAGAGCCTCTTGTACTCTCCGGGGTCCATCGGATCACAGGTTCTTCACGAGGTCCTCCACCGCCGCGAAGACGACGTCTCTGACCTGGGAGGTGGGAGGGCAGTATGCGTTCTCGGAGCGTACGAGGAACTCCTCTGCGGTGACACCGCTGAGGATGGCGGAGGTCAGCCAGTCGATGCGTCCGGTGGCTTCCTCTCCGGCGATGATCTGGGCACCGATGAGGCGGTGGGTCCTCTTGTCGGCGAGGACTTTGACGATAAGCTCCTTGGCGCCGGGGTAGTACCTGGCGCGGGTAAGTCCTTTGGCCTTTCCTGCGACGGCCTCGACGCCGTACCAGGAGGCAAGACCCAGGGACATGCCGGTTCCTGCGATCTGCTTCTCGCCGATGACACTGACCCAGGGGCTGGCGACGGGGCCGAACTCGAGTTTGGCTCCCGCTGCGTTGGCTCCGGCGACTCTTCCTTCCTTGACGGCCGAGGATCCGAGCTGGCTCATGGTGGGTCCGGGGTATACGGCGGACTGGCACTGCAGGACGTCTCCGCAGACGAAGATGTCGGGGCAGAGCCTTCCCCTCTTGTAAGCCTGGAGGGTGGGTGCCGCACAGAGTGCTCCGAGCTGTCCGATGTCGAGACCGAGTTCCTTGGCGATGTCGGTGTTGGCCCTGACGCCGGTGGCGAAGATGACCATGTCGCAGGGGACCTCGGTTCCGCCGGCGTTGACGGCTTCGACCTTGTCATTTCCGATGACACCCTGCACAGGGGTCTTCATCATGAATTTGACGCCTTTGGTCTCGAGGTAGGCCTGCATGGGCTCGGCCATGTCCTTGTCGGCGATCCTGGGGATGACCTGGTCCATCATCTCGATGACGGTGACATCCTTTCCGATGTTGACGAGTGCCAGTGCGAGCTCGAGTCCGATGACTCCCGCTCCGGCGATTGCGACCTTCTGGGACTTCTTCAGGTAGGCTTCGATCTCCTGTCCGCCCTTGACGGTCCTGACGGTGAAAACTCCGGGGAGCTGAGTTCCCTCGATCGGGGGGATGAAGACCTTTCCTCCGGTGGCGAGCACGAGGGAGTCGTACTCATAGGTCTTGCCGCCGGCGGTGACGGTCCTGACCGCGGGAGCTCCGCGGGGGGTGTCGTTGACGACTGATTCGACCTTGGTCTCGGTGATGACCTTGATGTTCCTCTCCTTGGCGTACCAGGCGGGGTCGTGCATGATCATTTCGTTCCAGGTGGATTTCCCTTCGAGGACCCAGGGGATCATGCAGGGCGAGTAGGCCACGTCCCTGTCCTCGGTGAAGACGGTGATGTCCGCCTCGGGGTCTGCGGCCCTGGCGGCCGAAGCTGCCGACATTCCAGCGGCTCCGGAACCGATGATGACGATTTTCTTCGACATGTTTATTCTGTATGGCGGTAGTGACGGCTTTTATTAAAACTTGAGTTTGACATTTATGGAGGAAACTCCGACAGATTTTGGGAATAAACACGGTTTTCGGATGGGTCGGTCTCGTTCTCAGTTATCATTTTCGGGAGGTCCCCGAGGCGTTCATTGACGGTATCCGGGCTGATTCAAGTTAAGTGAGAACGGAATGCCTGTCAAAAGCACCAAAAACGATGGGAATTTTCTCCGTAACGGGCCTGATTTCAACTGTCTGGGTATGCTGAAATAATAAGTGAGAACGAGGCGGGTTTCAGGTGAATGGATAATACTGAAATAACGGCGAGACCGCCCGTACGGAGAAGAGTCCGGTCGTGCAGATTCTCGGCCCGACGGACGGAAGAGAAGAGAGGGTACTTCTCAGGATGGGCAAAAAATGACAAAAACAGGAAAATCCCTTCACTTTATTTCATTAAAAGTCGGAATTGCGTGAGTGAAGAGTAATCTCAATTCTCGGATTTAACAGATTCTGAAGAAAGCGTCCGCTGCACGATATGAATCAGAAGAGGTTTTCCTGAGTCTGAAATGTCACGGAACGGTCATTTTATTCTACGGGCTGCCCAGTTGGCAGCTCTTACGGGCGCCGGCCATACAGCTGTACTTCCGTAATTTTCGGCTACGGTCGGTTTCCCGATCAAAAGTGAGACTGCGGATTATGTATCAGCTGCTGTTCCGCGGTGGATTCCAGATTGAAGAGCTGAGTTCTTCAGACCTCCTTTCCGTCCGATAATCCGTTCAGAACCGAGAACAGGCGGTGTGCCATTTTGTTGGTGCACGCCATGTAGGCCTTCTTGGTGGGGAACCCACGGCCTTTCAGACGATCGTACATCTGAGAGACCATGGATTCCCGGTCTTTATCAAACTGAATGTGAAGCATGGTAGCCCTCAGCAGCAGGTGCCTAGCCGCGGCGTCACCACGGCGGGTTATCTTGCAGTGAGGGGATGATTCGGCTGATTCTCTCTGTCCTGGCACTATTCCGAAATATGCTGCGAATTGATTGGGCGTCCTGAATCTTTTGACGTCGATTATCATGGAACAGAGGTATGCCGAGACCACAGGTCCGAATCCCTTGATGCTCTTCATGGATTCGTACATCGGTTCGCCGGAAAACTCTTCCTCGATATCTTCCAGGACCTTGTCCATACGTTTCCGACAGTCCTTCGCACGTGTAATCAGCAGAAGCAACGGTTTATCCGCACACTGTGAAAGAGAAGCGAGCGATGTCGCGGATGCGATATCGTTCGTCACTCTCCCCGGTTTCAGATTCTTCAGGAGGATATAGGACCTCAACTGTCTGCGGGTATCGGAGAGGATATTCGACTCGGTCATGTAATTCCTGCATATCAGCCTGCGGTTCATCCATACAGAGTCCACCATCAGGCACTCGGCAAACCGTGTTTCGCCGAGTGTGCGTCTCCTCATATAATTCGCAAGTTTCCTGGCATCGTTAGCATCCGTCTTCTGCTTGGATTGGTTGATCTCATAAAGATCGACCGGGAGTGCCACTATCACAGTGCACCCCATGTTCGTAGGGTCCAATAGAGTACATTGGTAAACCCTGTGTTCTCTATCAAGATACCATGTTCAGTATCCCTGACAAAGTTCGCAAGATCTGATAAGGATTCGTAATCGTTCCGGAATTTTCCGAAACGGATATTGAATTCCTCACAGTATTCCAATTCTTCACTTTCGGTGTCGAAAGTGGGCATTGCGTAGGCGGAAATCGTCTTGGAATGGACATCCGCACCGATGTTTATGGTCATGTTATTCACTCCATAACCACAACCCCGACGTATTGGCCAGCAAGAGTATTATATGCGATTTGGCCTATGTTCAGACGGCCTTTGCGTCTGGATTGTTGTGGTAAACTACCTAACGCAAGGCCGACTTTTAATGAGTGGGTCAGTTTCGGTCACTTTCGGTATTTTCGGCGACCTCCCCCTCTTAACTTTATATAGCCGACATCACGTGATTTCACGCATGAAGACGCTGAAGGTACGCATCGAACCGAATTCCGCTCAGAGGAAGGTGATTGATCACAATATCGAGGCGAACCGCTATGTCTTCAACACTTTGGTCACTGCCTGCAGACAGGTGTACAATAAGACCGACAAACTGCCTTCGGTGTTCGACCTGAACAAGCTCACCA
The sequence above is a segment of the methanogenic archaeon ISO4-H5 genome. Coding sequences within it:
- a CDS encoding nitrilase/cyanide hydratase and apolipoprotein N-acyltransferase, with protein sequence MDRIRLAMACINSRVGEVERNAGTMISFMEKAAESEADLVCFPEMCLTGYSMPHSFDYCLGEDSPAIGRIVDASKDLGLCTVFGYADSEKGIAQAVTEKGKLLGTYKKTHLGLKEKEFAKPGDGLPVFRTSKATLGIQLCLESHFPEISGTLALKGADIILMPHASGLEAGRRRMTWNKILPARAYDNTVFVAACNQAGDNGLGTVFGGGSCVMDINGDLLAEDYSGECLLMCDLDGKRQDELRTSGNRDMHSLYFLDRRRPELYQ
- a CDS encoding ribonuclease HII RnhB, encoding MMQCGVDEAGRGPMLGPLVVGAVWCDDESVLKGIGVKDSKKLTPSARDRMYDEIAASVPHWCTVPISAEQIDLRMKTQSLNMIELDVFVEAVSKYPSETIYADCPDVDTNRFANIMKAKLEGGDVIAAHKADDLYPVVSAASIMAKVTRDRMIEDIQKEFGCPVGSGYPSDAVTVAFIEKWIKDNGCAPPHTRTSWEPVKKMISARHMTRISDW
- a CDS encoding sterol binding protein; protein product: MTMEEQLRGLIDKFNKKMAEDEKMRDEVKHLTKTVNIDLDTEKYSFKLENAEIFDFSCTALNEADVVITSTPENLQKLLDKELRPMRAYLTKKITIKGKIQDLMFLKKFF
- a CDS encoding nitrogen regulatory protein P-II GlnK; translation: MKMVIAIFRPEKCEEVKEALKEVGIIGMTFTRVTGRGQQAGVRFTSRVGDFVVDEIEKMKVEIVLEDDSDVNLAVDTVRRAAWTGHPGDGRVFVIPVENSYKISDYLDDQSNH
- a CDS encoding CoA-disulfide reductase cdr, which codes for MSKKIVIIGSGAAGMSAASAARAADPEADITVFTEDRDVAYSPCMIPWVLEGKSTWNEMIMHDPAWYAKERNIKVITETKVESVVNDTPRGAPAVRTVTAGGKTYEYDSLVLATGGKVFIPPIEGTQLPGVFTVRTVKGGQEIEAYLKKSQKVAIAGAGVIGLELALALVNIGKDVTVIEMMDQVIPRIADKDMAEPMQAYLETKGVKFMMKTPVQGVIGNDKVEAVNAGGTEVPCDMVIFATGVRANTDIAKELGLDIGQLGALCAAPTLQAYKRGRLCPDIFVCGDVLQCQSAVYPGPTMSQLGSSAVKEGRVAGANAAGAKLEFGPVASPWVSVIGEKQIAGTGMSLGLASWYGVEAVAGKAKGLTRARYYPGAKELIVKVLADKRTHRLIGAQIIAGEEATGRIDWLTSAILSGVTAEEFLVRSENAYCPPTSQVRDVVFAAVEDLVKNL
- a CDS encoding GTP cyclohydrolase ArfA yields the protein MALKCDVQYGKGSSGFKLTKVGVSKVRKPVLIGRPGFTSPLNSVVNCTIDIFVDLPATQRGSHLSRNVEVLREIADESVKQPVTGLEDMAVSMVKKLLVKHEYAVNAYVDITGEYFKANKTPSGRDTLEYYTLHAKAHGVRDGEIRKTIGVDACGMTACPCAQETVGELLNVTDPGFPMMSHNQRNICSIYMTTGLGSVIEADDLIELAEKAVSTPTFELLKREDEGRVVINAHTKTCFVEDVVRNGLTLVTEKYSNLPDDTEVVVKSDSEESIHKHNAYAERTATLGELREELAQKIKMQ
- a CDS encoding transposase IS116/IS110/IS902 family; amino-acid sequence: MGCTVIVALPVDLYEINQSKQKTDANDARKLANYMRRRTLGETRFAECLMVDSVWMNRRLICRNYMTESNILSDTRRQLRSYILLKNLKPGRVTNDIASATSLASLSQCADKPLLLLITRAKDCRKRMDKVLEDIEEEFSGEPMYESMKSIKGFGPVVSAYLCSMIIDVKRFRTPNQFAAYFGIVPGQRESAESSPHCKITRRGDAAARHLLLRATMLHIQFDKDRESMVSQMYDRLKGRGFPTKKAYMACTNKMAHRLFSVLNGLSDGKEV